One Brassica napus cultivar Da-Ae chromosome A1, Da-Ae, whole genome shotgun sequence genomic region harbors:
- the LOC125577075 gene encoding vacuolar-processing enzyme delta-isozyme-like yields MCLFLMFHYIFISQIQNAPVGSPQRQEAQKNLLEEINHRKQIDQNIIEILRLSLKKTDVLDLLTSTRTTGQPVVDDWDCYKTLVKSFKNQCGAKMEYDMKYAGALANICNMGVDVKKSVAAIEEACAH; encoded by the exons ATGTGtctgtttttgatgtttcactATATATTTATCTCTCAGATTCAAAACGCTCCTGTGGGGTCACCTCAAAGACAAGAAGCTCAGAAGAATCTGCTTGAGGAAATAAATCACAGGAAACAAATCGATCAGAACATTATAGAGATTCTTAGACTTTCACTCAAAAAAACCGATGTCTTAGATCTCTTAACTTCCACAAGAACAACAGGACAACCTGTTGTAGATGATTGGGACTGCTACAAGACTCTG GTTAAAAGTTTCAAGAATCAATGTGGAGCAAAGATGGAATACGATATGAAGTATGCAGGAGCACTTGCCAATATCTGCAATATGGGAGTGGATGTGAAGAAAAGTGTTGCAGCTATTGAAGAAGCTTGTGCCCATTAA